Within Paeniglutamicibacter psychrophenolicus, the genomic segment TGCGTCGTCGAGGCCTGCCAGGCAATGCATGAGCGTGGATTTGCCCGAACCCGAGGGGCCCATGATCGCGGTGAACTTGCCGCGGACGAAGGAGACGTCGACGCCGCGCAGCGCCTCGACGCGGGTGGTGCCCTCGCCGTAGATCTTGGTCAGGTTGGTCGCATGGACAGCAAAGTCGGTGCTGGTATGTGGTGCAGTAATGGTCATGGTTCCACGTTATGTTGCCGCTGGATGGTTTTGGATCATCCGCAGGGACCGTTTATTCCATCCCTTGGCTCATACTCGGGTATGAGACAGCGCTTTCACAGGGTCCGGCGATAGAATCGCAAACCTATGCTCTATTTCGCGGTTCCAACCGTTGCCCTGCTTGTCATCGTCAGCCTGGCCGCAAGCGCTGCCCTGCTGGCGGTGCTGCTGCACTTCACCTCCCGCGGCCGCGAGCGGGCAGTGCGCCGGGTGTTGCTCGTGGCGATCGCGGTGTGGGCGTTGGGCTTGGCCGTGGCGGTTTTGCCGGCGGCGCCGCAGCCGGATCCCTCGATTCCGACCGGCACCTTCAACTGGGTTCCGTTCCTCGCGCACCAGCAACGCGACCTCGGAGTGGAGATGGTGGCGAACCTCGGGCTCTTTGCGCCGCTGGGTCTC encodes:
- a CDS encoding VanZ family protein — protein: MLYFAVPTVALLVIVSLAASAALLAVLLHFTSRGRERAVRRVLLVAIAVWALGLAVAVLPAAPQPDPSIPTGTFNWVPFLAHQQRDLGVEMVANLGLFAPLGLMLAFHWRRFAVLKTTALVLGLSVCVETTQLLLRNNRASDITDIITNTAGGFAAALIGWALVSAAMHRRPTAEAAAQESLRQR